The following coding sequences lie in one Streptomyces sp. NBC_00510 genomic window:
- a CDS encoding PadR family transcriptional regulator — protein sequence MSLPHAILTALLEKPSSGLELARRFDRSIRYFWSATHQQIYRELGRLEEAGLIRALPAAQPARGQRKEYEVLPAGRAELTAWVAATEDPKPIRDPLLLRLRAAAVVGTDGLAAELRRHLELHERQLAEYAEIERRDFPPGRGADEDRLRHLVLRAGIDLETFWSRWLGEAVAEVERMGRP from the coding sequence ATGTCGCTGCCGCACGCCATCCTCACCGCCCTGCTGGAGAAGCCGTCCTCGGGCCTTGAGCTGGCACGCCGCTTCGACCGCTCGATCCGCTACTTCTGGTCCGCGACGCACCAGCAGATCTACCGCGAACTGGGCCGGCTGGAGGAGGCGGGCCTGATCCGCGCCCTGCCCGCGGCGCAGCCCGCCCGCGGCCAGCGCAAGGAGTACGAGGTGCTGCCCGCGGGCCGTGCCGAACTCACCGCCTGGGTGGCGGCCACCGAGGACCCCAAGCCCATCCGCGACCCGCTGCTGCTGCGGCTGCGCGCCGCGGCGGTGGTCGGGACCGACGGGCTCGCGGCCGAGTTGCGGCGCCATCTCGAGCTGCACGAGCGGCAGTTGGCGGAGTACGCCGAGATCGAGCGGCGCGACTTCCCGCCGGGGCGCGGCGCCGACGAGGACCGGCTGCGGCACCTGGTGCTGCGTGCGGGAATCGACCTGGAGACCTTCTGGTCGCGGTGGCTCGGCGAGGCGGTCGCCGAGGTCGAGCGGATGGGGCGGCCCTGA
- a CDS encoding type B 50S ribosomal protein L31, with amino-acid sequence MQHTIHPVYRPVVFRDRAADHAFLTRSTMTSEKTVVWEDGNTYPVVDVEISSASHPFYTGNARVLDTAGRVERFERRYGAGARRS; translated from the coding sequence GTGCAGCACACGATCCACCCCGTCTACCGTCCGGTCGTCTTCCGCGACCGCGCCGCGGACCACGCCTTCCTCACCCGCTCCACGATGACCAGCGAGAAGACCGTCGTCTGGGAGGACGGGAACACCTACCCGGTGGTCGACGTGGAGATCTCCTCCGCGAGCCACCCGTTCTACACCGGCAACGCCCGCGTCCTGGACACCGCCGGACGCGTCGAGCGGTTCGAGCGCCGGTACGGGGCCGGCGCCCGCCGGAGCTGA
- the dhaL gene encoding dihydroxyacetone kinase subunit DhaL, whose translation MSEASSTGAGQVIDTAFLRRWLTAATSVIEREADRLTELDSPIGDADHGANMRRGFIAARTAVEKEPPDTPGGVLVLVGRQLISTVGGASGPLYGTLLRKAGKALGDGHQVAPEQFAQALREGVDGVAQLGGAAQGDKTMLDALAPAVEALSFALDKGAGLAEALSAAAMAADEGALATVPLQARKGRASYLGERSIGHQDPGATSSALLLGALAGTARGGAS comes from the coding sequence ATGAGCGAGGCATCGTCCACCGGAGCGGGCCAGGTGATCGACACGGCTTTCCTCCGCCGTTGGCTCACCGCCGCGACCTCGGTGATCGAGCGCGAGGCGGACCGGCTGACGGAGCTGGACTCCCCCATCGGCGACGCCGACCACGGCGCGAACATGCGGCGCGGTTTCATCGCGGCGCGCACCGCGGTGGAGAAGGAGCCGCCGGACACCCCGGGCGGCGTGCTGGTGCTGGTCGGCCGGCAGCTGATCAGTACGGTCGGCGGAGCCTCGGGGCCGTTGTACGGGACGCTGCTGCGCAAGGCGGGCAAGGCCCTGGGCGACGGCCACCAGGTGGCGCCGGAGCAGTTCGCACAGGCCCTGCGGGAAGGGGTCGACGGCGTGGCGCAACTGGGCGGCGCGGCGCAGGGGGACAAGACGATGCTGGACGCGCTGGCGCCGGCCGTGGAGGCGCTGTCGTTCGCCCTCGACAAGGGGGCGGGGCTCGCGGAGGCGCTGTCGGCGGCCGCGATGGCCGCGGACGAGGGCGCGCTGGCGACCGTGCCGCTGCAGGCCCGCAAGGGGCGGGCGAGCTACCTCGGGGAGCGCAGCATCGGGCACCAGGATCCCGGGGCGACCTCCTCGGCCCTCTTGCTGGGCGCCCTGGCCGGCACCGCGCGGGGCGGTGCGTCATGA
- a CDS encoding serine/threonine-protein phosphatase, protein MARGPHQHTAAAPLALSRGALCFLAMAYLLITACVVLDLTSGPQTTLAPVLAALPVLAGAHSRRARGPLAAGALAIGLVFVLAAANHGVPALVHVASAITVLAVTFTSTGAVVLITGRERELARVRGVAEAAQNALLRPTPPRIGRLRVAVRYVAAEAEARIGGDLYEVVPTDHGVRVLLGDVRGKGLTAVETAADVLGVFREAARSEPGLDTVAARLDGALSRSGGSEDFVTAVLLTVPEDGDAAVLVNCGHPAPLLRRAGSVTELTPQPPAPPLGLLALTGDRYRPQTVPFHRGDLLLFFTDGVVEARDRQGRFYPLADRVREMPEQDPDDLLDRVLADLRSWSGGGLGDDAALLAVRRTR, encoded by the coding sequence ATGGCCCGAGGCCCGCACCAGCACACCGCGGCAGCCCCGCTCGCTCTGTCCCGCGGGGCGCTCTGCTTCCTGGCCATGGCCTACCTGCTGATCACCGCGTGCGTCGTCCTGGACCTGACCAGCGGTCCGCAGACCACCCTGGCCCCCGTACTGGCGGCCCTTCCGGTGCTCGCCGGTGCGCACTCCCGCCGCGCCCGCGGGCCGCTGGCGGCCGGGGCGCTCGCGATCGGCCTGGTCTTCGTGCTCGCGGCGGCGAACCACGGGGTCCCGGCGCTGGTCCACGTGGCCTCCGCGATCACCGTGCTCGCGGTGACCTTCACCAGCACCGGCGCCGTCGTCCTGATCACCGGGCGGGAACGGGAGCTGGCCCGGGTCCGCGGGGTCGCCGAGGCGGCGCAGAACGCCCTGCTGCGTCCCACGCCGCCCCGGATCGGCCGGCTGCGCGTCGCGGTGCGGTACGTGGCGGCTGAGGCGGAGGCCCGGATCGGCGGGGACCTGTACGAGGTGGTGCCGACCGACCACGGGGTGCGGGTGCTGCTCGGCGACGTGCGCGGCAAGGGACTGACCGCCGTGGAGACCGCCGCCGACGTCCTCGGCGTCTTCCGGGAGGCCGCCCGCTCCGAACCGGGCCTGGACACGGTGGCCGCCCGGCTGGACGGCGCGCTCTCCCGCAGCGGCGGCAGCGAGGACTTCGTCACCGCCGTGCTGCTGACCGTCCCGGAGGACGGTGACGCCGCCGTGCTCGTCAACTGCGGCCATCCCGCGCCGCTGCTGCGGCGAGCCGGCTCCGTGACCGAGCTGACGCCGCAGCCCCCGGCGCCGCCGCTCGGGCTCCTCGCCCTGACCGGGGACCGCTACCGGCCGCAGACGGTCCCCTTCCACCGCGGGGACCTGCTGCTGTTCTTCACCGACGGCGTGGTCGAGGCCCGCGACCGGCAGGGCCGCTTCTACCCGCTCGCCGACCGCGTGCGGGAAATGCCGGAGCAGGACCCGGACGACCTGCTCGACCGGGTCCTGGCCGATCTGCGCTCCTGGAGCGGCGGCGGCCTCGGCGACGACGCGGCACTGCTGGCCGTGCGCCGCACACGGTGA
- the kstD gene encoding 3-oxosteroid 1-dehydrogenase: MPESALADDRTERPSRRQVLRGAAAGTGAGLLFAAGLTAAAPARGADVPVAGEYDVVVVGSGAAGMTAALTAAARGLSCVVVEKAATFGGSAARSGAGIWIPCNPVLLAAGVPDTSEKAASYLAAVVGGDVTVERQRAFLTHGPAMIAFVMAHSPLRFRWMEGYSDYYPHLPGGMPNGRSIEPDQLDGNVLGPELDRLNPPYIPVPDGLVVFSSDYKWLNLAAVSAKGLAVSAACLARGTEAALKGQKPLTMGQALAGGLRAGLLRAGVPVRLNTPLVDLDVVGGAVTGVVVAPDGGAPALIRARRGVVVGSGGFEHDAAMRARYQRQPIGTEWTVGAKENTGDGIRAGERAGAALDLMEDAWWGPAIPLPGQPYFCLAERTLPGGLIVDQAGERFVNEAAPYSDVVHVMYDRNATAPDMPAWLITDQNHRNRYLFKDVAPALPFPDAWYASGAVRKAWTLSALAGEIGVPPAALRATVGRFNGQALTGRDPDFHRGDSAYDHYYTDPAVLPNSCLAPLWLPPYHAFKIVPGDLGTKGGMRTDARARVLRPDGTAIAGLYAAGNASAAVMGHSYAGAGSTIGPAMTFGYVAANDIADH, translated from the coding sequence ATGCCCGAATCCGCCTTGGCCGACGACCGTACGGAGCGGCCCTCCCGCCGCCAGGTGCTGCGCGGCGCGGCCGCGGGCACCGGCGCGGGGCTGCTGTTCGCCGCCGGGCTCACCGCGGCGGCACCCGCCCGGGGTGCCGACGTTCCGGTGGCCGGCGAGTACGACGTCGTGGTCGTGGGATCGGGCGCCGCCGGGATGACGGCGGCGCTGACGGCCGCGGCGCGCGGGCTGAGCTGCGTCGTGGTGGAGAAGGCCGCCACCTTCGGCGGTTCCGCGGCCCGCTCGGGGGCCGGGATCTGGATCCCGTGCAACCCGGTGCTCCTGGCCGCCGGGGTGCCGGACACCTCGGAGAAGGCCGCGTCCTACCTCGCGGCGGTCGTCGGCGGCGACGTAACCGTCGAGCGGCAGCGGGCGTTCCTGACCCACGGGCCGGCCATGATCGCCTTCGTCATGGCCCACAGCCCCCTGCGTTTCCGCTGGATGGAGGGGTACAGCGACTACTACCCGCACCTGCCGGGCGGGATGCCGAACGGCCGCTCCATCGAACCCGACCAGCTGGACGGGAACGTGCTCGGCCCGGAACTGGACCGCCTCAACCCCCCGTACATACCGGTCCCCGACGGACTGGTCGTCTTCAGTTCCGACTACAAGTGGCTCAACCTGGCCGCGGTCAGCGCCAAGGGCCTGGCCGTCTCCGCCGCGTGCCTCGCGCGCGGCACCGAGGCCGCCCTCAAGGGGCAGAAGCCGCTCACCATGGGCCAGGCGCTGGCCGGCGGGCTCCGCGCCGGACTGCTGCGGGCGGGAGTGCCCGTACGGCTGAACACCCCGCTGGTCGACCTGGACGTCGTGGGCGGGGCGGTCACCGGGGTGGTCGTGGCCCCCGACGGCGGCGCCCCCGCCCTGATCAGGGCGCGGCGCGGTGTGGTGGTCGGCTCCGGCGGCTTCGAGCACGACGCGGCCATGCGCGCGCGGTACCAGCGGCAGCCCATCGGCACCGAGTGGACGGTCGGCGCGAAGGAGAACACAGGCGACGGCATCCGCGCCGGGGAGCGCGCCGGGGCCGCCCTGGACCTGATGGAGGACGCGTGGTGGGGCCCGGCCATCCCGCTCCCCGGCCAGCCGTACTTCTGCCTCGCCGAACGCACGCTGCCCGGCGGGCTGATCGTCGACCAGGCGGGCGAGCGCTTCGTGAACGAGGCCGCGCCCTACAGCGACGTGGTCCACGTGATGTACGACCGGAACGCCACCGCCCCCGACATGCCGGCATGGCTGATCACCGACCAGAACCACCGCAACCGCTACCTCTTCAAGGACGTCGCCCCGGCGCTGCCCTTCCCCGACGCCTGGTACGCCTCCGGCGCCGTCCGCAAGGCCTGGACCCTGAGCGCGCTCGCCGGGGAGATCGGGGTGCCGCCGGCGGCCCTGCGCGCCACCGTCGGACGCTTCAACGGGCAGGCGCTCACCGGCCGCGACCCCGACTTCCACCGGGGGGACAGCGCCTACGACCACTACTACACCGACCCCGCGGTGCTGCCGAACTCCTGCCTGGCCCCGCTCTGGCTGCCGCCCTACCACGCCTTCAAGATCGTCCCCGGGGACCTCGGCACCAAGGGCGGCATGCGCACCGACGCCCGCGCCCGTGTGCTGCGCCCCGACGGCACGGCGATCGCGGGCCTGTACGCCGCGGGCAACGCCAGCGCGGCCGTCATGGGGCACAGTTACGCCGGGGCGGGCTCGACCATCGGCCCCGCGATGACCTTCGGCTACGTCGCGGCCAACGACATCGCCGACCACTGA
- the meaB gene encoding methylmalonyl Co-A mutase-associated GTPase MeaB: MPPTIDLDAYVKGVLDGSRAWIARAITLVESSRPDHRELAQRLLTELLPHAGKARRIGVSGVPGVGKSTFIDAFGTLLTGLGHRVAVLAVDPSSTLTGGSILGDKTRMERLSVDRSAFVRPSPSAGTLGGVAKATRESMVVVEAAGYDVVLVETVGVGQSETAVASMVDTFLLLTLARTGDQLQGIKKGVLELADVITVNKADGPHERDARAAARELSGALRMMTPMDAAWTPPVLTCSAREGTGLDTLWERLEQHRTLLESTGRLAAKRRDQQMEWAWSMVREELLGRLRGHPEVRRLTPEIERQVREGTLTPTLAAARILDAFSG; the protein is encoded by the coding sequence ATGCCTCCCACCATCGACCTGGACGCATACGTCAAAGGCGTGCTGGACGGCTCCCGGGCCTGGATCGCGCGCGCCATCACCCTGGTGGAGTCGTCGCGGCCCGATCACCGGGAGCTCGCCCAGCGGCTCCTGACCGAGCTGCTGCCGCACGCGGGCAAGGCCCGCAGGATCGGCGTCAGCGGGGTGCCGGGGGTGGGCAAGTCCACCTTCATCGACGCCTTCGGCACCCTGCTCACCGGCCTGGGCCACCGGGTCGCGGTGCTCGCCGTCGACCCGTCGTCCACGCTGACCGGCGGCTCCATCCTGGGCGACAAGACCCGCATGGAGCGGCTGTCGGTGGACCGCTCGGCCTTCGTGCGGCCCTCGCCCTCGGCCGGGACGCTCGGCGGCGTGGCCAAGGCGACCCGGGAGTCCATGGTCGTGGTGGAGGCGGCCGGCTACGACGTCGTGCTCGTCGAGACCGTGGGCGTCGGCCAGTCCGAGACCGCGGTCGCGAGCATGGTCGACACCTTCCTGCTGCTGACGCTGGCCCGTACCGGCGACCAGCTCCAAGGCATCAAGAAGGGCGTGCTGGAACTCGCCGACGTCATCACCGTCAACAAGGCCGACGGCCCGCACGAGCGCGACGCCCGCGCCGCCGCGCGTGAACTGTCCGGCGCCCTGCGGATGATGACCCCGATGGACGCCGCGTGGACCCCGCCCGTGCTGACCTGCAGCGCCCGCGAGGGGACCGGCCTCGACACCCTCTGGGAGCGGCTGGAGCAGCACCGCACGCTGCTGGAGTCCACGGGCCGGCTGGCCGCCAAACGGCGCGACCAGCAGATGGAGTGGGCCTGGAGCATGGTCCGCGAGGAACTGCTGGGCCGCCTGCGCGGTCACCCCGAGGTGCGCAGGCTGACCCCGGAGATCGAACGGCAGGTCCGCGAGGGCACGCTGACGCCCACCCTGGCCGCCGCGCGCATCCTCGACGCCTTCTCGGGCTGA
- a CDS encoding PTS fructose transporter subunit IIA: MTVAVVLVSHSAEVAESVARMATGLSGGGARVPVAAAGGAPDGGLGTDAAKIAAAAYAVDQGDGVAVLADLGSAVLTVKTLLADEDELPPGTRLVDAPFAEGAVAAVVTASAGADLDAVAAAAQDAYTFRKT, encoded by the coding sequence ATGACGGTCGCCGTGGTGCTGGTGTCGCACAGCGCCGAGGTCGCCGAGTCGGTCGCCCGTATGGCGACCGGCCTCAGCGGCGGCGGGGCCCGGGTGCCGGTGGCCGCCGCCGGCGGCGCGCCGGACGGCGGACTCGGCACGGACGCCGCGAAGATCGCCGCCGCCGCGTACGCGGTGGACCAGGGCGACGGCGTCGCCGTCCTCGCCGACCTGGGCAGCGCGGTCCTGACGGTGAAGACGCTGCTCGCCGACGAGGACGAGCTGCCGCCCGGCACCCGGCTGGTCGACGCGCCGTTCGCCGAGGGCGCGGTGGCCGCGGTGGTCACCGCGTCGGCGGGCGCCGACCTGGACGCCGTGGCCGCGGCGGCCCAGGACGCGTACACCTTCCGCAAGACCTGA
- a CDS encoding TIGR03086 family metal-binding protein translates to MTTRTGELLAAARDRALPLVRALPDEALDAPTPCAEYDVRSLLNHLFHVVVGFQALAAREEADFSVTPDRLSAYGDGWRARFEKETGLLVDAWAAPGADEGVAGSMNLPARTVGAMALLDLTVHPWDLARATGLPYTPHDEGLRALEELVAAMGPTARKMGVFGEPAPVPAGASAFEALLAGTGRDPRWSRPAV, encoded by the coding sequence ATGACGACGAGGACCGGTGAACTGCTCGCCGCGGCCCGCGACCGGGCGCTGCCCCTGGTGCGTGCGCTGCCCGACGAGGCCCTGGACGCGCCCACGCCGTGCGCCGAGTACGACGTGCGGAGCCTGCTCAACCACCTCTTCCACGTGGTCGTGGGCTTCCAGGCCCTCGCGGCCCGGGAGGAGGCCGACTTCTCGGTCACCCCGGACCGTCTCTCCGCGTACGGCGACGGCTGGCGGGCGCGCTTCGAGAAGGAGACGGGGCTGCTGGTCGACGCCTGGGCGGCGCCGGGCGCCGACGAGGGCGTGGCCGGATCGATGAACCTGCCCGCGCGCACCGTCGGTGCCATGGCCCTGCTCGACCTGACGGTGCACCCCTGGGACCTCGCCCGCGCCACCGGGCTGCCGTACACACCGCACGACGAGGGGCTGCGGGCGCTGGAGGAACTGGTGGCCGCGATGGGGCCGACGGCTCGGAAGATGGGCGTCTTCGGCGAGCCGGCGCCGGTGCCCGCCGGGGCCTCCGCCTTCGAGGCGCTGCTGGCGGGCACGGGCCGCGATCCGCGCTGGAGCCGCCCGGCGGTGTAG
- a CDS encoding PH domain-containing protein, translating to MGGAARAAGFLLPAVLGVKALVGWAGWISSPEAATARSAGLSSGFAVGAALFFWWFVHRVRLEVGPAGIVAVNPWGTHRLGLDEVASVRLGAWGAEFHHGDGFKTTAYALSELAAGTSQVRRFAELQAVLEAGPEAGD from the coding sequence GTGGGCGGGGCAGCTCGCGCGGCCGGCTTCCTGCTCCCGGCGGTCCTGGGCGTGAAGGCGCTCGTCGGCTGGGCCGGCTGGATCTCCTCGCCGGAAGCGGCGACGGCCCGGTCGGCCGGGCTGTCGTCGGGATTCGCCGTCGGCGCCGCGTTGTTCTTCTGGTGGTTCGTCCACAGGGTCCGGCTCGAGGTCGGCCCGGCCGGGATCGTGGCGGTCAATCCGTGGGGCACCCATCGCCTGGGGCTGGACGAGGTGGCTTCGGTGCGGCTCGGTGCCTGGGGCGCGGAGTTCCATCACGGGGACGGCTTCAAGACCACGGCGTACGCGCTCAGCGAGTTGGCCGCGGGCACGTCGCAGGTCCGGCGTTTCGCCGAGCTGCAGGCCGTTCTGGAAGCGGGCCCCGAGGCCGGGGACTGA
- the rpmG gene encoding 50S ribosomal protein L33: MARSEQRPVVTLRSTAGTGTTYVTRKNRRNDPDRMVLSKYDPAVGRHVPFREER; this comes from the coding sequence ATGGCACGCAGCGAGCAGCGCCCGGTGGTCACGCTCCGGTCGACCGCCGGTACCGGCACGACCTACGTGACCCGCAAGAACCGGCGCAACGACCCGGACCGCATGGTCCTGAGCAAGTACGACCCGGCCGTCGGCCGTCACGTGCCGTTCCGCGAGGAGCGCTGA
- a CDS encoding helix-turn-helix transcriptional regulator, whose protein sequence is MAGPDSPRRDTRGIVDAPELFARVRFRRRAPAPALRPYLEHYWLIDWDLAEPYASHVVPHPSVNIVFQRHGTSPDFGEVAGIGLELFTQKLESAGRVCGIQFRPGGFRPFAPTVPVSHWTGRRVLLDDALPGHEAVPGAVLGPRDEDARVAALDAFLLSLSPAPDPQAALSTALADRIRHDRSILRVEDFARAEGMSARSLQRLFAAYVGVSPKWVILRYRIHEALERAESEASVDWAALAAELGYSDQAHLVRDFTATVGVPPTAYAS, encoded by the coding sequence ATGGCAGGTCCGGACAGCCCGCGCCGCGACACCCGGGGCATCGTCGACGCCCCGGAGCTCTTCGCCCGCGTCCGCTTCCGGCGCCGGGCGCCCGCGCCCGCGCTGCGGCCGTACCTGGAGCACTACTGGCTGATCGACTGGGACCTCGCCGAGCCGTACGCCTCGCACGTCGTGCCGCACCCCTCGGTCAACATCGTCTTCCAGCGCCACGGCACCAGCCCGGACTTCGGCGAGGTCGCGGGCATCGGGCTCGAGCTGTTCACACAGAAGCTGGAGTCCGCCGGACGCGTCTGCGGCATCCAGTTCCGGCCCGGCGGCTTCCGGCCGTTCGCGCCCACGGTGCCGGTGTCGCACTGGACGGGCCGACGCGTCCTGCTCGACGACGCGCTGCCCGGCCACGAGGCCGTGCCGGGCGCGGTGCTCGGCCCGCGCGACGAGGACGCCCGCGTCGCCGCCCTCGACGCGTTCCTGCTGTCGCTGTCCCCCGCGCCCGACCCGCAGGCGGCCCTCTCGACGGCGCTGGCCGACCGCATCCGGCACGACCGCTCCATCCTGCGGGTCGAGGACTTCGCCCGCGCCGAGGGCATGTCGGCCCGCTCCCTGCAGCGGCTGTTCGCGGCGTACGTCGGCGTCAGCCCGAAGTGGGTCATCCTCCGCTACCGCATCCACGAGGCCCTGGAGCGCGCCGAGTCCGAGGCGTCCGTCGACTGGGCCGCCCTCGCCGCGGAGCTCGGCTACAGCGACCAGGCCCATCTGGTGCGGGACTTCACCGCGACCGTGGGCGTGCCGCCGACCGCCTACGCGAGCTGA
- a CDS encoding NADPH-dependent 2,4-dienoyl-CoA reductase: MSPYPHLLSPLDLGFTTLPNRVLMGSMHIGLEEAEHGFERMAAFYAARARGGVGLIVTGGIAPNDRGRPYPGGARLTTEAEAAQHAVVTDAVHRAGGRIAMQILHFGRYAYHPDLVAPSALQAPISPYVPHALTDEEVEETVEDFVRAAALAQRAGYDGVEIMGSEGYLINEFIASATNHRDDRWGGSYENRTRFPLEIVRRTRERVGPDFIIVYRLSMLDLVPGGSTLEEVVSLAKEIEAAGATIINTGIGWHEARIPTIATSVPRGAYTWVTKKLMGAVSVPLVTSNRINTPEVAERLLAEGAADMVSMARPMLADPDFVAKAREDRADAINTCIGCNQACLDHTFSGKLTSCLVNPRACHETELVLLPTRLRKNVAVVGAGPAGLACAVSAAERGHAVTLFDAADRIGGQLNVARKVPGKEEFDETLRYFRTRLAEEDVQLRLGTHVTAESLADQGFDEIVLATGVTPRTPEIPGVDHPSVLSYLDVLRDGAPVGERVAVVGAGGIGFDVAEFLTDGGEGASRDPETYFRQWGVDTDYRAPGGLRAPERPRPPRTVHLLQRKTTKVGAGLGKTTGWIHRTELKHRGVTMVAGAVYERIDDEGLHITVDGERRTVPVDTVVLCAGQEPRRDLYEALRAAGHSVHLIGGADVAAELDAKRAIRQGTEVAAAL; encoded by the coding sequence ATGAGCCCGTACCCGCACCTGTTGAGCCCGCTCGACCTCGGCTTCACCACCCTGCCGAACCGGGTGCTCATGGGCTCGATGCACATCGGTCTTGAGGAGGCCGAGCACGGCTTCGAGCGGATGGCCGCGTTCTACGCCGCCCGGGCCCGCGGCGGCGTCGGCCTCATCGTGACCGGCGGCATCGCCCCCAACGACCGGGGCCGCCCCTACCCGGGCGGGGCCCGGCTGACCACCGAGGCCGAGGCCGCGCAGCACGCCGTCGTCACCGACGCCGTGCACCGCGCGGGCGGCCGCATCGCGATGCAGATCCTGCACTTCGGCCGGTACGCGTACCACCCCGACCTGGTCGCCCCGAGCGCGCTGCAGGCACCGATCAGCCCCTACGTCCCGCACGCCCTCACCGACGAGGAGGTCGAGGAGACCGTCGAGGACTTCGTGCGGGCGGCCGCGCTCGCGCAGCGGGCGGGCTATGACGGCGTCGAGATCATGGGCTCCGAGGGCTACCTGATCAACGAGTTCATCGCCTCCGCCACCAACCACCGCGACGACCGCTGGGGCGGCTCCTACGAGAACCGGACCCGCTTCCCGCTGGAGATCGTCCGCCGCACCCGCGAGCGGGTCGGGCCCGATTTCATCATCGTCTACCGGCTGTCCATGCTGGACCTGGTGCCCGGCGGGTCCACCCTGGAGGAGGTCGTCTCCCTCGCCAAGGAGATCGAGGCGGCCGGCGCGACGATCATCAACACCGGCATCGGCTGGCACGAGGCGCGCATCCCCACCATCGCCACCTCCGTCCCGCGCGGCGCGTACACCTGGGTGACGAAGAAGCTGATGGGCGCGGTCTCGGTGCCGCTGGTCACCAGCAACCGCATCAACACCCCCGAGGTGGCGGAGCGGTTGCTCGCCGAGGGCGCCGCGGACATGGTGTCGATGGCCCGCCCGATGCTCGCCGACCCGGACTTCGTCGCCAAGGCCCGCGAGGACCGCGCGGACGCCATCAACACGTGCATCGGCTGCAACCAGGCCTGCCTGGACCACACCTTCAGCGGCAAGCTCACCTCCTGCCTGGTCAACCCCCGGGCCTGCCACGAGACCGAGCTCGTCCTCCTCCCCACCCGCCTGCGCAAGAACGTCGCCGTCGTCGGCGCCGGGCCCGCCGGGCTCGCCTGCGCCGTCTCCGCGGCCGAACGCGGCCACGCCGTCACGCTCTTCGACGCCGCCGACCGGATCGGCGGACAGCTGAACGTCGCCCGCAAGGTGCCGGGCAAGGAGGAGTTCGACGAGACGCTGCGGTACTTCCGCACCCGGCTCGCCGAGGAGGACGTGCAACTGCGCCTGGGCACCCACGTCACGGCGGAGTCCCTGGCGGACCAGGGCTTCGACGAGATCGTCCTGGCCACCGGCGTCACCCCGCGCACCCCCGAGATCCCCGGTGTCGACCACCCGAGCGTGCTGAGCTACCTCGACGTGCTGCGCGACGGCGCCCCGGTCGGCGAGCGGGTCGCCGTCGTCGGCGCGGGCGGCATCGGCTTCGACGTCGCCGAGTTCCTCACCGACGGCGGCGAGGGCGCGAGCCGGGACCCGGAGACCTACTTCCGCCAGTGGGGCGTCGACACCGACTACCGCGCGCCCGGCGGGCTGCGTGCGCCCGAGCGGCCGCGGCCGCCGCGCACCGTGCACCTGCTGCAGCGCAAGACCACCAAGGTCGGCGCGGGGCTGGGCAAGACCACCGGCTGGATCCACCGCACCGAGCTCAAGCACCGCGGCGTCACCATGGTCGCGGGCGCCGTCTACGAGCGCATCGACGACGAGGGCCTGCACATCACCGTCGACGGCGAGCGGCGGACCGTGCCGGTCGACACCGTCGTCCTGTGCGCCGGTCAGGAGCCGCGCCGCGACCTGTACGAGGCGCTGCGCGCGGCCGGGCACTCCGTGCACCTCATCGGCGGCGCCGACGTCGCGGCGGAGCTGGACGCCAAGCGGGCCATCCGCCAGGGCACCGAAGTGGCCGCGGCGCTGTGA